The following are from one region of the Zonotrichia albicollis isolate bZonAlb1 chromosome 15, bZonAlb1.hap1, whole genome shotgun sequence genome:
- the SLC6A7 gene encoding sodium-dependent proline transporter isoform X1 encodes MKQLRQQQLRKPVPPDLLVSPSSQDGDLGSECPEDRGTWTGRLDFLLSCIGYCVGLGNVWRFPYRAYTNGGGAFLVPYFIMLAICGIPIFFMELSLGQFSSLGPLAVWKISPLFKGVGMGTILIVSLVAIYYNMIIAYVLFYLFASLTSDLPWQHCGNWWNTELCLDHHVIRAGNSSLPINISNTVSPSEEYWSRYVLHIQGSSGIGDPGRIRWNLCLCLLLSWTIVYLCILKGVKSSGKVVYFTATFPYLILVMLLIRGVTLEGAWKGIQFYLTPQFDHLLSSKVWIEAALQIFYSLGVGFGGLLTFASYNTFHQNIYRDTFIVTLGNAITSILAGFAIFSVLGYMSQELGVPVNQVAKAGPGLAFVVYPQAMTMLPLSPFWSFMFFFMLLTLGLDSQVRTEPREPAVHSRQPGGSGDPLLLQFAFMETIVTAVTDEFPYYLRPKKASFSALICIALFLMGLILTTEGGMYWLVLLDDYSAGFGLMVVVITTCLVVTRVYGMKRFCRDIHMMLGFKPGPYFRACWMVLSPATMMALLVYNIVKYQPSEYGNYQFPTWAEALGILMGVLSCLMIPMGMVLAVLQEEGTLWERVQQASRPAMGWGPALEENRSGAYVGSLAGSQSPKPLMVHMRKYGGITSYENTAIEVDREMEEEEEEESMI; translated from the exons CCAGTGCCACCAGACCTCCTGGTGAGCCCCAGCAGCCAGGATGGGGACCTGGGCTCGGAGTGCCCCGAGGACAGAGGCACCTGGACGGGGCGCTTGGATTTCCTGCTCTCCTGCATCGGGTACTGCGTGGGCCTCGGCAACGTCTGGAGGTTCCCCTACAGGGCTTACACCAATGGAGGAG gagcTTTCTTGGTTCCTTACTTCATCATGCTGGCTATCTGTGGGATCCCCATCTTCTTCATGGAGCTGTCACTTGGCCAGTTCTCCAGCCTAGGGCCACTGGCAGTGTGGAAGATCAGCCCTCTCTTTAAAG GCGTTGGCATGGGCACGATCCTCATCGTCTCCCTGGTGGCCATTTACTACAATATGATCATTGCTTACGTTCTCTTCTACCTCTTTGCATCCCTCACAAGCGACTTGCCCTGGCAGCACTGTGGCAACTGGTGGAacactgagctgtgcctggaCCACCACGTCATCAGGGCGGGGAACAGCTCCCTCCCCATCAACATCAGCAACACCGTCAGCCCCAGCGAGGAGTACTGGAG CCGCTATGTCCTGCACatccagggcagctcagggattGGGGATCCTGGGAGGATCCGCTGGaacctgtgtctgtgcctgctccTGTCCTGGACTATTGTTTATCTGTGCATCCTCAAGGGAGTCAAATCCTCTGGCAAG GTTGTGTACTTCACTGCCACCTTCCCATACCTCATCCTGGTGATGCTGCTCATTCGTGGTGTGACTCTAGAGGGGGCCTGGAAGGGGATCCAGTTTTACCTCACTCCCCAGTTTGATCACTTGCTATCTTCCAAG GTGTGGATTGAGGCAGCCCTGCAGATCTTCTACTCCCTTGGGGTGGGCTTTGGGGGTCTCCTCACCTTCGCCTCGTACAACACCTTCCATCAGAATATCTACAG GGACACCTTCATAGTGACCCTGGGCAATGCCATCACCAGCATCCTGGCAGGGTTTGCCATCTTCTCTGTTTTGGGATACATGTCCCAGGAGCTTGGGGTCCCTGTTAACCAGGTGGCAAAAGCAG GTCCTGGTCTGGCTTTTGTGGTGTACCCCCAGGCCATGACAATGCTCCCCCTTTCTCCATTCTGGTCCTTCAtgttcttcttcatgctgctaACCTTGGGCCTGGACAGCCAGGTGAGGACAGAGCCCAGGGAGCCAGCTGTGCACTCCAGGCAgcctgggggctcaggggaCCCTCTCCTCCTGCAGTTTGCattcatggagaccattgtcaCAGCAGTGACCGATGAGTTCCCCTACTACCTGCGGCCAAAGAAAGCTTCCTTCTCTGCCCTCATCTGCATCGCCCTCTTCCTCATGGGGCTCATCCTCACTACAGAG GGTGGGATGtactggctggtgctgctggatgaCTACAGTGCTGGCTTTGGTCTCATGGTGGTGGTGATCACCACCTGCCTTGTGGTGACACGTGTCTATG gcatgAAGAGGTTCTGCCGAGACATCCACATGATGCTGGGATTCAAACCAGGCCCCTACTTCAGAGCTTGCTGGATGGTCCTGTCCCCAGCAACGATGATG GCTCTGCTGGTGTATAACATTGTCAAGTACCAGCCTTCTGAGTATGGCAACTACCAATTCCCCACCTGGGCAGAGGCCCTGGGCATCCTCATGGGCGTGCTGTCCTGCCTGATGATCCCCATGGGCATGGTGCTGGCTGTGCTCCAGGAAGAAGGGACGCTGTGGGAG CGGGTGCAGCAAGCCAGCCGGCCGGCCATGGGCTGGGGCCCGGCCCTGGAGGAGAACCGCAGCGGCGCCTATGTGGGCAGCCTGGCTGGCAGCCAGTCCCCCAAGCCCCTGATGGTCCACATGAGGAAATACGGGGGCATCACCAGCTACGAGAACACGGCCATCGAGGTGGACcgggagatggaggaggaggaagaggaggagtcCATGATTTGA
- the SLC6A7 gene encoding sodium-dependent proline transporter isoform X2 encodes MKQLRQQQLRKPVPPDLLVSPSSQDGDLGSECPEDRGTWTGRLDFLLSCIGYCVGLGNVWRFPYRAYTNGGGAFLVPYFIMLAICGIPIFFMELSLGQFSSLGPLAVWKISPLFKGVGMGTILIVSLVAIYYNMIIAYVLFYLFASLTSDLPWQHCGNWWNTELCLDHHVIRAGNSSLPINISNTVSPSEEYWSRYVLHIQGSSGIGDPGRIRWNLCLCLLLSWTIVYLCILKGVKSSGKVVYFTATFPYLILVMLLIRGVTLEGAWKGIQFYLTPQFDHLLSSKVWIEAALQIFYSLGVGFGGLLTFASYNTFHQNIYRDTFIVTLGNAITSILAGFAIFSVLGYMSQELGVPVNQVAKAGPGLAFVVYPQAMTMLPLSPFWSFMFFFMLLTLGLDSQFAFMETIVTAVTDEFPYYLRPKKASFSALICIALFLMGLILTTEGGMYWLVLLDDYSAGFGLMVVVITTCLVVTRVYGMKRFCRDIHMMLGFKPGPYFRACWMVLSPATMMALLVYNIVKYQPSEYGNYQFPTWAEALGILMGVLSCLMIPMGMVLAVLQEEGTLWERVQQASRPAMGWGPALEENRSGAYVGSLAGSQSPKPLMVHMRKYGGITSYENTAIEVDREMEEEEEEESMI; translated from the exons CCAGTGCCACCAGACCTCCTGGTGAGCCCCAGCAGCCAGGATGGGGACCTGGGCTCGGAGTGCCCCGAGGACAGAGGCACCTGGACGGGGCGCTTGGATTTCCTGCTCTCCTGCATCGGGTACTGCGTGGGCCTCGGCAACGTCTGGAGGTTCCCCTACAGGGCTTACACCAATGGAGGAG gagcTTTCTTGGTTCCTTACTTCATCATGCTGGCTATCTGTGGGATCCCCATCTTCTTCATGGAGCTGTCACTTGGCCAGTTCTCCAGCCTAGGGCCACTGGCAGTGTGGAAGATCAGCCCTCTCTTTAAAG GCGTTGGCATGGGCACGATCCTCATCGTCTCCCTGGTGGCCATTTACTACAATATGATCATTGCTTACGTTCTCTTCTACCTCTTTGCATCCCTCACAAGCGACTTGCCCTGGCAGCACTGTGGCAACTGGTGGAacactgagctgtgcctggaCCACCACGTCATCAGGGCGGGGAACAGCTCCCTCCCCATCAACATCAGCAACACCGTCAGCCCCAGCGAGGAGTACTGGAG CCGCTATGTCCTGCACatccagggcagctcagggattGGGGATCCTGGGAGGATCCGCTGGaacctgtgtctgtgcctgctccTGTCCTGGACTATTGTTTATCTGTGCATCCTCAAGGGAGTCAAATCCTCTGGCAAG GTTGTGTACTTCACTGCCACCTTCCCATACCTCATCCTGGTGATGCTGCTCATTCGTGGTGTGACTCTAGAGGGGGCCTGGAAGGGGATCCAGTTTTACCTCACTCCCCAGTTTGATCACTTGCTATCTTCCAAG GTGTGGATTGAGGCAGCCCTGCAGATCTTCTACTCCCTTGGGGTGGGCTTTGGGGGTCTCCTCACCTTCGCCTCGTACAACACCTTCCATCAGAATATCTACAG GGACACCTTCATAGTGACCCTGGGCAATGCCATCACCAGCATCCTGGCAGGGTTTGCCATCTTCTCTGTTTTGGGATACATGTCCCAGGAGCTTGGGGTCCCTGTTAACCAGGTGGCAAAAGCAG GTCCTGGTCTGGCTTTTGTGGTGTACCCCCAGGCCATGACAATGCTCCCCCTTTCTCCATTCTGGTCCTTCAtgttcttcttcatgctgctaACCTTGGGCCTGGACAGCCAG TTTGCattcatggagaccattgtcaCAGCAGTGACCGATGAGTTCCCCTACTACCTGCGGCCAAAGAAAGCTTCCTTCTCTGCCCTCATCTGCATCGCCCTCTTCCTCATGGGGCTCATCCTCACTACAGAG GGTGGGATGtactggctggtgctgctggatgaCTACAGTGCTGGCTTTGGTCTCATGGTGGTGGTGATCACCACCTGCCTTGTGGTGACACGTGTCTATG gcatgAAGAGGTTCTGCCGAGACATCCACATGATGCTGGGATTCAAACCAGGCCCCTACTTCAGAGCTTGCTGGATGGTCCTGTCCCCAGCAACGATGATG GCTCTGCTGGTGTATAACATTGTCAAGTACCAGCCTTCTGAGTATGGCAACTACCAATTCCCCACCTGGGCAGAGGCCCTGGGCATCCTCATGGGCGTGCTGTCCTGCCTGATGATCCCCATGGGCATGGTGCTGGCTGTGCTCCAGGAAGAAGGGACGCTGTGGGAG CGGGTGCAGCAAGCCAGCCGGCCGGCCATGGGCTGGGGCCCGGCCCTGGAGGAGAACCGCAGCGGCGCCTATGTGGGCAGCCTGGCTGGCAGCCAGTCCCCCAAGCCCCTGATGGTCCACATGAGGAAATACGGGGGCATCACCAGCTACGAGAACACGGCCATCGAGGTGGACcgggagatggaggaggaggaagaggaggagtcCATGATTTGA
- the SLC6A7 gene encoding sodium-dependent proline transporter isoform X3 has protein sequence MLAICGIPIFFMELSLGQFSSLGPLAVWKISPLFKGVGMGTILIVSLVAIYYNMIIAYVLFYLFASLTSDLPWQHCGNWWNTELCLDHHVIRAGNSSLPINISNTVSPSEEYWSRYVLHIQGSSGIGDPGRIRWNLCLCLLLSWTIVYLCILKGVKSSGKVVYFTATFPYLILVMLLIRGVTLEGAWKGIQFYLTPQFDHLLSSKVWIEAALQIFYSLGVGFGGLLTFASYNTFHQNIYRDTFIVTLGNAITSILAGFAIFSVLGYMSQELGVPVNQVAKAGPGLAFVVYPQAMTMLPLSPFWSFMFFFMLLTLGLDSQFAFMETIVTAVTDEFPYYLRPKKASFSALICIALFLMGLILTTEGGMYWLVLLDDYSAGFGLMVVVITTCLVVTRVYGMKRFCRDIHMMLGFKPGPYFRACWMVLSPATMMALLVYNIVKYQPSEYGNYQFPTWAEALGILMGVLSCLMIPMGMVLAVLQEEGTLWERVQQASRPAMGWGPALEENRSGAYVGSLAGSQSPKPLMVHMRKYGGITSYENTAIEVDREMEEEEEEESMI, from the exons ATGCTGGCTATCTGTGGGATCCCCATCTTCTTCATGGAGCTGTCACTTGGCCAGTTCTCCAGCCTAGGGCCACTGGCAGTGTGGAAGATCAGCCCTCTCTTTAAAG GCGTTGGCATGGGCACGATCCTCATCGTCTCCCTGGTGGCCATTTACTACAATATGATCATTGCTTACGTTCTCTTCTACCTCTTTGCATCCCTCACAAGCGACTTGCCCTGGCAGCACTGTGGCAACTGGTGGAacactgagctgtgcctggaCCACCACGTCATCAGGGCGGGGAACAGCTCCCTCCCCATCAACATCAGCAACACCGTCAGCCCCAGCGAGGAGTACTGGAG CCGCTATGTCCTGCACatccagggcagctcagggattGGGGATCCTGGGAGGATCCGCTGGaacctgtgtctgtgcctgctccTGTCCTGGACTATTGTTTATCTGTGCATCCTCAAGGGAGTCAAATCCTCTGGCAAG GTTGTGTACTTCACTGCCACCTTCCCATACCTCATCCTGGTGATGCTGCTCATTCGTGGTGTGACTCTAGAGGGGGCCTGGAAGGGGATCCAGTTTTACCTCACTCCCCAGTTTGATCACTTGCTATCTTCCAAG GTGTGGATTGAGGCAGCCCTGCAGATCTTCTACTCCCTTGGGGTGGGCTTTGGGGGTCTCCTCACCTTCGCCTCGTACAACACCTTCCATCAGAATATCTACAG GGACACCTTCATAGTGACCCTGGGCAATGCCATCACCAGCATCCTGGCAGGGTTTGCCATCTTCTCTGTTTTGGGATACATGTCCCAGGAGCTTGGGGTCCCTGTTAACCAGGTGGCAAAAGCAG GTCCTGGTCTGGCTTTTGTGGTGTACCCCCAGGCCATGACAATGCTCCCCCTTTCTCCATTCTGGTCCTTCAtgttcttcttcatgctgctaACCTTGGGCCTGGACAGCCAG TTTGCattcatggagaccattgtcaCAGCAGTGACCGATGAGTTCCCCTACTACCTGCGGCCAAAGAAAGCTTCCTTCTCTGCCCTCATCTGCATCGCCCTCTTCCTCATGGGGCTCATCCTCACTACAGAG GGTGGGATGtactggctggtgctgctggatgaCTACAGTGCTGGCTTTGGTCTCATGGTGGTGGTGATCACCACCTGCCTTGTGGTGACACGTGTCTATG gcatgAAGAGGTTCTGCCGAGACATCCACATGATGCTGGGATTCAAACCAGGCCCCTACTTCAGAGCTTGCTGGATGGTCCTGTCCCCAGCAACGATGATG GCTCTGCTGGTGTATAACATTGTCAAGTACCAGCCTTCTGAGTATGGCAACTACCAATTCCCCACCTGGGCAGAGGCCCTGGGCATCCTCATGGGCGTGCTGTCCTGCCTGATGATCCCCATGGGCATGGTGCTGGCTGTGCTCCAGGAAGAAGGGACGCTGTGGGAG CGGGTGCAGCAAGCCAGCCGGCCGGCCATGGGCTGGGGCCCGGCCCTGGAGGAGAACCGCAGCGGCGCCTATGTGGGCAGCCTGGCTGGCAGCCAGTCCCCCAAGCCCCTGATGGTCCACATGAGGAAATACGGGGGCATCACCAGCTACGAGAACACGGCCATCGAGGTGGACcgggagatggaggaggaggaagaggaggagtcCATGATTTGA